A window from Macaca thibetana thibetana isolate TM-01 chromosome 7, ASM2454274v1, whole genome shotgun sequence encodes these proteins:
- the CIPC gene encoding CLOCK-interacting pacemaker, which produces MERKNPSRESPRRLSAKVGKGTEMKKVARQLGMAAAESDKDSGFSDGSSECLSSAEQMESEDMLSALGWSREDRPRQNSKTAKNAFPTLSPMVVMKNVLVKQGSSSSQLQSWTVQPSFEVISAQPQLLFLHPPVPSPVSPCHTGEKKSDSRNYLPILNSYTKIAPHPGKRGLSLGPEEKGASGVQKKICTERLGPSLSSSEPTKVGAIPSSPSTPAPPSAKLAEDSALQGVPSLVAGGSPQTLQPVSSSHVAKAPSLTFASPASPVCASDSTLHGLESNSPLSPLSANYSSPLWAAEHLCRSPDIFSEQRQSKHRRFQNTLVVLHKSGLLEITLKTKELIRQNQATQVELDQLKEQTQLFIEATKSRAPQAWAKLQASLTPGSSNTGSDLEAFSDHPDI; this is translated from the exons ATGGAGAGGAAAAACCCATCCAGAGAGAGCCCCAGAAGACTCTCCGCCAAAGTAGGCAAAGGCACAGAGATGAAGAAAGTGGCTCGTCAGCTCGGGATGGCTGCTGCTGAGTCAGACAAGGACTCTGGCTTTTCAG ATGGGAGCTCGGAATGTCTGAGCTCCGCAGAGCAGATGGAGTCCGAGGACATGCTGAGCGCCTTAGGCTGGAGCAGAGAAGACAGGCCGAGGCAGAACTCCAAAACTGCAAAGAATGCCTTCCCTACCCTGTCTCCCATGGTCGTCATGAAGAATGTGCTGGTCAAACAG GGCAGCAGCTCATCCCAGCTCCAGTCATGGACTGTCCAGCCCTCCTTCGAAGTGATCTCAGCACAGCCACAGCTCTTATTCCTTCATCCACCTGTACCATCTCCTGTCAGTCCATGCCACACTGGTGAGAAAAAGTCCGACTCCAGGAACTACTTGCCCATTCTGAATTCTTACACCAAAATAGCCCCACATCCAGGCAAAAGGGGCCTTTCCCTTGGCCCAGAAGAAAAAGGAGCAAGTGGAGTGCAGAAGAAAATCTGTACTGAGAGACTTGGGCCTAGCTTGTCTTCCAGTGAGCCAACCAAGGTTGGTGCTATTCCGTCCAGTCCCTCGACGCCAGCACCACCCAGCGCCAAACTTGCCGAGGACTCAGCTCTGCAGGGTGTGCCCTCTCTGGTGGCAGGTGGAAGTCCACAGACTCTTCAGCCAGTATCCAGCAGTCATGTGGCTAAAGCTCCCAGTCTGACCTTCGCTTCCCCCGCCAGTCCTGTCTGCGCATCAGACAGCACTCTCCATGGGTTAGAGAGCAACTCTCCCCTTTCACCACTGTCCGCTAATTATAGCTCACCTTTATGGGCTGCAGAGCACCTCTGCCGCAGCCCAGATATCTTTTCAGAGCAGCGGCAGAGCAAACATAGGCGCTTTCAGAATACCCTAGTAGTCCTACACAAATCTGGTTTGCTAGAGATCACTTTGAAAACCAAGGAGTTGATTCGTCAGAACCAGGCAACTCAGGTAGAACTAGACCAGCTAAAGGAGCAAACCCAGCTGTTTATAGAAGCCACCAAGAGCAGGGCCCCCCAGGCTTGGGCCAAGCTGCAGGCATCTTTAACACCTGGGTCCAGTAATACAGGCAGTGACCTAGAAGCATTCTCTGATCACCCAGACATATAG